From the genome of Streptomyces sp. NBC_01341, one region includes:
- a CDS encoding radical SAM protein, whose amino-acid sequence MPSPADPGSTRPAAVTGERTRLVEGLMERFPHVPREAVIKEDLLRGGMAFDESALSDNENGDVKPKSYFIFSFDHGTLPELGAAALRRPPEEIVLTGGPCDLRRTVVSVRVNPASPYRVAAGPDGILGLCLDGARISDVGLPPMPDYYRHTLSSGKSVMEVAPTIQWGYLVYLTVFRVCQYSGAKEECQYCDINHNWRQHKAAGRPCTGVKDVEEVLEALDIIDRHDTARTTTAYTLTGGAITSHLQGKDEADFYGQYARAIEERFPGRWIGKVVAQALPKDDVQRFHDHGVQIYHPNYEVWDRRLFELYCPGKERYVGRDEWHRRILDSADVFGARNVIPNFVAGVEMAEPFGFATVDEAIASTTEGLRFFMSHGITPRFTTWCPEPTTPLGRTNPDGAPLGYHIRLLDAYRSTMEEYGLSSPPGYGPAGAGRAVFSVSSFMDSLPPQG is encoded by the coding sequence ATGCCAAGCCCCGCCGACCCCGGCTCCACCCGCCCCGCCGCCGTCACGGGCGAGCGGACACGCCTGGTGGAAGGGCTCATGGAGCGCTTCCCCCACGTGCCGAGAGAAGCCGTCATCAAGGAGGACCTGCTGCGCGGCGGCATGGCGTTCGACGAATCCGCGCTCAGCGACAACGAGAACGGGGACGTGAAGCCGAAGTCGTACTTCATCTTCTCCTTCGACCACGGCACCCTGCCCGAGCTCGGAGCCGCCGCCCTGCGGAGGCCCCCCGAGGAGATCGTGCTCACCGGCGGCCCGTGCGACCTGCGCCGCACCGTGGTGTCGGTGCGCGTCAACCCTGCCTCGCCCTACCGCGTGGCGGCCGGACCCGACGGCATCCTGGGCCTCTGCCTCGACGGAGCCCGCATCTCGGACGTGGGGCTGCCCCCGATGCCCGACTACTACCGGCACACACTCTCCAGCGGCAAGTCCGTGATGGAGGTGGCCCCCACCATCCAGTGGGGCTACCTGGTCTATCTCACCGTCTTCCGCGTCTGCCAGTACTCCGGTGCCAAGGAGGAGTGCCAGTACTGCGACATCAACCACAACTGGCGTCAGCACAAGGCGGCGGGCCGCCCCTGCACCGGGGTGAAGGACGTGGAGGAGGTGTTGGAGGCGCTGGACATCATCGACCGTCACGACACCGCGCGGACGACCACCGCCTACACGCTCACCGGGGGCGCGATCACCTCCCACCTCCAGGGAAAGGACGAGGCCGACTTCTACGGTCAGTACGCCCGGGCCATCGAGGAGCGTTTCCCAGGACGCTGGATCGGCAAGGTGGTCGCCCAGGCGCTCCCCAAGGACGACGTCCAGCGCTTCCACGATCACGGCGTGCAGATCTACCACCCCAACTACGAGGTGTGGGACCGCCGTCTGTTCGAGCTCTACTGCCCCGGCAAGGAGCGTTACGTCGGACGCGACGAGTGGCACCGTCGCATTCTCGACTCCGCGGACGTGTTCGGCGCCAGAAACGTGATCCCCAACTTCGTCGCCGGCGTGGAGATGGCCGAGCCCTTCGGCTTCGCCACCGTCGACGAAGCCATCGCGTCGACCACCGAAGGCCTTCGCTTCTTCATGTCGCACGGCATCACCCCGCGCTTCACCACCTGGTGCCCTGAACCCACCACACCCCTCGGCAGGACGAATCCCGACGGCGCACCCCTCGGGTACCACATCAGGCTGCTCGACGCGTACCGCTCGACCATGGAGGAGTACGGCTTGTCCTCACCGCCCGGCTACGGCCCGGCGGGAGCGGGCCGCGCGGTGTTCTCGGTCAGCTCGTTCATGGACAGCCTCCCTCCCCAGGGCTGA
- a CDS encoding NADPH-dependent F420 reductase: protein MNRRDPFTSRTRHRKVGIMKIGIIGAGNIGGNLTRRLTALGHDVAVANSRGPETLEALAEETGATAVRSTEAARGADIVVVTVPLKSVPGLPSGILDGAADGAVFIDTGNYYPQQRDGRIPAIEDGLPESRWTEQQLGRPVIKAFNGTYAQDILDNAVPHGTPGRQALPVSGDDPAAKQVVRDLIDALGFDTVDAGGLDESWRQQPGTPVYGNRGDVEAITKALAEASPERTAEWRA, encoded by the coding sequence GTGAACCGGCGAGACCCTTTCACCTCACGCACTCGGCATCGGAAGGTCGGAATCATGAAGATCGGCATCATCGGGGCGGGCAACATCGGCGGCAATCTCACCCGGCGGCTGACCGCGCTGGGTCACGACGTCGCCGTCGCCAACTCCCGCGGGCCGGAGACGCTCGAAGCGCTCGCCGAGGAGACGGGAGCCACGGCCGTCCGTTCCACCGAAGCCGCGCGCGGCGCGGACATCGTGGTGGTGACCGTTCCGCTCAAGTCCGTCCCCGGCCTGCCCTCGGGCATCCTCGACGGAGCGGCGGACGGCGCGGTGTTCATCGACACGGGCAACTACTACCCGCAGCAGCGCGACGGGCGGATCCCCGCCATCGAGGACGGGCTGCCGGAGAGCCGGTGGACCGAACAGCAGCTAGGCCGTCCGGTGATCAAGGCGTTCAACGGGACGTACGCACAGGACATCCTCGACAATGCCGTCCCGCACGGCACTCCGGGCCGGCAGGCGCTTCCGGTCTCCGGTGACGACCCGGCGGCCAAGCAGGTGGTCCGGGACCTGATCGACGCACTCGGTTTCGACACCGTGGACGCGGGTGGCCTGGACGAGTCGTGGCGTCAGCAGCCCGGTACCCCCGTCTACGGAAACCGGGGCGACGTCGAGGCCATCACCAAGGCACTGGCGGAAGCCTCTCCGGAGCGCACTGCCGAGTGGCGCGCCTGA